From one Lotus japonicus ecotype B-129 chromosome 3, LjGifu_v1.2 genomic stretch:
- the LOC130745917 gene encoding uncharacterized protein LOC130745917 isoform X1, producing the protein MENSDHVLEVALKWIEGLANGDIGQEIETSTTRGIRVVQAHKGFLLCDFTIHTGLSDENGNWHVGAIATLVDTIGSFASFSVTSSSQQVTLDFSISYYTTVKVQEEVKVQAKVIAKKDELTSVIVEVRKKENGELVALGKLRFAVPRKHPRHQESKL; encoded by the exons ATGGAAAATTCAGATCATGTACTAGAGGTAGCATTGAAATGGATAGAAGGCCTTGCAAATGGAGATATTGGTCAGGAGATAGAAACTTCAACCACAAGGGGTATCCGTGTAGTTCAGGCACACAAAGGCTTCCTCCTCTGTGACTTCACTATACACACCGGTTTGTCG GATGAAAATGGAAATTGGCATGTGGGTGCAATAGCAACATTAGTTGATACCATTGGCAGCTTTGCCTCCTTCTCTGTTACCTCCTCATCTCAGCAAGTCACTCTTGATTTCAGCATATCTTACTATACAACGGTAAAGGTTCAG GAAGAAGTTAAAGTGCAGGCAAAAGTTATAGCAAAGAAGGATGAATTGACTTCTGTGATTGTGGAAGTCAGGAAAAAGGAGAATGGGGAATTGGTTGCCCTAGGAAAGCTGAGGTTTGCAGTACCTAGAAAGCATCCAAGACACCAAGAAAGTAAACTCTAA
- the LOC130745917 gene encoding uncharacterized protein LOC130745917 isoform X2, producing the protein MENSDHVLEVALKWIEGLANGDIGQEIETSTTRGIRVVQAHKGFLLCDFTIHTGLSDENGNWHVGAIATLVDTIGSFASFSVTSSSQQVTLDFSISYYTTVKVQAKVIAKKDELTSVIVEVRKKENGELVALGKLRFAVPRKHPRHQESKL; encoded by the exons ATGGAAAATTCAGATCATGTACTAGAGGTAGCATTGAAATGGATAGAAGGCCTTGCAAATGGAGATATTGGTCAGGAGATAGAAACTTCAACCACAAGGGGTATCCGTGTAGTTCAGGCACACAAAGGCTTCCTCCTCTGTGACTTCACTATACACACCGGTTTGTCG GATGAAAATGGAAATTGGCATGTGGGTGCAATAGCAACATTAGTTGATACCATTGGCAGCTTTGCCTCCTTCTCTGTTACCTCCTCATCTCAGCAAGTCACTCTTGATTTCAGCATATCTTACTATACAACGGTAAAGGTTCAG GCAAAAGTTATAGCAAAGAAGGATGAATTGACTTCTGTGATTGTGGAAGTCAGGAAAAAGGAGAATGGGGAATTGGTTGCCCTAGGAAAGCTGAGGTTTGCAGTACCTAGAAAGCATCCAAGACACCAAGAAAGTAAACTCTAA
- the LOC130745918 gene encoding uncharacterized protein LOC130745918, with protein MEGSDLDVTFKRINDLANGIDGHEIETSTTKGIRVVQAHKGFLLCDFTVHSGLLDENGNWHVGAIATLVDILGNFASFSFSSRHYQVTLDFSISYYTTAKVQEEVQVEAKVIGKQDELTSVIVEVRKKENRELVALGKLWMAVSRRHPRHQESKL; from the exons ATGGAAGGTTCAGATCTAGATGTAACATTCAAAAGGATTAATGACCTTGCAAATGGAATTGATGGTCACGAGATAGAGACTTCAACCACAAAGGGTATCCGCGTAGTTCAGGCACACAAAGGCTTCCTCCTCTGTGATTTCACAGTACATAGTGGCTTGTTG GATGAAAATGGAAATTGGCATGTGGGTGCGATAGCAACATTAGTTGATATCCTTGGCAACTTTGCCTCCTTCTCCTTTAGTTCACGACACTACCAAGTCACTCTGGATTTCAGTATATCTTACTATACAACGGCAAAGGTTCAG GAAGAAGTTCAAGTGGAGGCAAAAGTTATAGGAAAGCAGGATGAGTTAACTTCTGTGATTGTGGAAGTCAGGAAAAAGGAGAATAGAGAATTGGTTGCGCTGGGAAAGCTGTGGATGGCAGTATCTAGAAGGCATCCAAGACACCAAGAAAGTAAACTCTAA
- the LOC130745915 gene encoding protein NRT1/ PTR FAMILY 1.2-like → MKNSSAMEKEVVEISQNEMEMASQNISQKPQRSKGGLVTMPFIIANEALANVATIGLLPNMILYLMGSYNIHMAKATQINLLSSAATNVTPVLCAFIADSYLGRFLVVGLGSIVTLLGMALLWLTAMIPQARPSPCNSATKTCKPATTKQMTMLISSLALMSIGKGGLSCSLAFGADQVNRKDNNSNKQRALEIYFSWYYAFVAISVIIALTGIVYIQDHLGWKLGFGVPTALMLLSTIFFFLASPLYVKNQIQDSLITGFARVIVVAYKNRKLPLPAGNSAGILYHRKKDTNLVVPTDKLRFLNKACLIKDHEKDIASDGSPSNPWSLCTIDQVEELKAIIKVIPLWSTGIMMVLNIGGSFGVLQAKSMNRHITPNFEVPPGSFGVIMVITIFLWVTLYDRVIIPIASKLRGKPVRISAKTKMGIGLFFSFLHLVTAAIVETMRRKRASTEGYINDTHAVLNMSAMWLVPQLFLGGLAEAFNAIGQNEFYYTEFPKTMSSVASSLLGLGMGAGNVMSSLVFSIVQNVTKRGGKEGWAADNINKGHYDWYYWVLAALSVVNIFYYLICSKAYGPTVDQISKVTDENGSNEDNGLKEKESG, encoded by the exons atgaagaactcatcagcaatGGAGAAGGAAGTAGTGGAGATTTCTCAAAATGAAATGGAAATGGCTTCCCAAAACATTTCACAAAAACCACAAAGAAGCAAGGGTGGCCTTGTCACCATGCCTTTCATCATAG CAAATGAAGCACTTGCGAATGTGGCAACAATTGGTCTTCTTCCGAACATGATATTGTATTTGATGGGGAGTTACAACATTCATATGGCCAAAGCAACTCAGATCAACCTTTTGTCATCCGCAGCAACCAATGTCACGCCTGTGTTGTGTGCTTTCATTGCTGATTCTTATCTGGGTCGATTTCTCGTTGTCGGCTTAGGTTCCATAGTTACTCTCCTG GGAATGGCGCTCTTGTGGCTAACAGCCATGATACCACAGGCACGCCCTTCTCCTTGCAACTCAGCAACAAAAACATGTAAACCAGCAACAACTAAGCAAATGACAATGTTAATCTCTTCCCTTGCTCTCATGTCAATTGGAAAAGGTGGCCTTTCATGCTCTCTGGCATTTGGCGCAGACCAGGTCAACAGAAAAGACAACAACTCCAATAAACAGAGAGCCTTGGAAATATACTTTAGTTGGTATTATGCTTTTGTAGCTATTTCTGTCATAATTGCTCTCACAGGAATAGTTTATATCCAAGATCATCTTGGATGGAAATTGGGTTTTGGAGTTCCTACAGCACTAATGCTCTTGTCAACTATCTTTTTCTTCCTTGCTTCTCCACTTTATGTGAAGAATCAAATACAAGATAGCTTGATCACTGGCTTTGCACGCGTAATCGTCGTGGCCTATAAGAACAGGAAACTTCCATTACCAGCAGGGAACTCAGCTGGAATACTGTATCATCGTAAGAAGGACACGAATCTTGTTGTTCCAACTGATAAATTGAG GTTTCTGAATAAAGCTTGCCTCATTAAAGACCATGAAAAAGATATAGCCTCTGATGGGTCACCCTCTAATCCATGGAGTCTATGCACAATAGATCAAGTAGAAGAACTAAAAGCCATTATCAAAGTTATTCCACTGTGGTCTACGGGTATCATGATGGTCCTTAACATTGGAGGTTCATTTGGAGTGTTGCAAGCTAAATCCATGAACAGACACATCACTCCAAATTTTGAAGTTCCACCAGGTTCTTTTGGTGTGATCATGGTGATTACAATATTTCTATGGGTGACTCTTTATGATCGTGTCATCATTCCTATAGCATCAAAGCTCAGAGGCAAACCAGTTAGGATCAGTGCCAAGACAAAAATGGGAATTGggttgtttttctcttttcttcacCTTGTAACCGCAGCTATTGTCGAGACTATGAGGCGAAAAAGAGCAAGCACTGAGGGATATATCAATGATACTCATGCTGTGTTAAATATGTCTGCAATGTGGCTTGTTCCTCAACTTTTCTTGGGTGGCTTGGCAGAGGCATTCAATGCAATAGGCCAAAATGAGTTCTACTACACAGAGTTTCCCAAAACCATGTCAAGTGTTGCATCATCTCTTCTGGGATTGGGAATGGGGGCAGGAAATGTGATGTCTAGTTTGGTATTCAGTATTGTGCAAAATGTTACTAAAAGAGGGGGAAAGGAGGGATGGGCTGCAGATAATATTAACAAGGGTCACTATGACTGGTACTACTGGGTGCTTGCTGCATTGAGTGttgtaaatatattttattatctaATTTGTAGCAAGGCTTATGGACCTACTGTTGATCAAATATCCAAGGTGACAGATGAAAATGGTTCAAATGAAGACAATGGCTTGAAGGAGAAAGAGTCAGgatga
- the LOC130745919 gene encoding protein NRT1/ PTR FAMILY 1.2-like: MEKEVELSSSAEPKMASQPQQHKGGFVTMPFIIANEALARVATLGLLPNMVLYLMGNYHLHLSQATYILLLSVATTNFMPLPGAFIADSYLGRFLAVGLGSIITFLGMTLLWLTAMIPQARPPPCNPATESCKSATTEQMTMLISSLALMSIGNGGLQCSIAFGADQVNRKDNSDNQRALEIYFSWYYASSAISVIIAFTGIVYIQDHLGWKLGFGVPAVLMFLSTFFFFLASPIYIKNETHSSLFTDFLRVIVVAYKNRKLRLPSKKSAGMYHQKKDSDLVFPTDKLRFLNKACFIKDPEKDIASDGSASNPWSLCTIDQVEELKSIVKVIPLWSTGILMSLNIGGSFGLLQAKSLNRHITRNFEVPAGSLTVIMIFTIFIWMALYDRVIIPLASKLRGKPVRISAKRRMGIGLFFSFLHLVTAAIVETTRRKRAISEGYINDTHAVLNMSAMWLFPQLCLGGIAEAFNVIGQNEFFYTEFPKTMSSIASSLFGLAMAVGYVLSSLVFRIVENVTSRGGKDGWVSDNINKGRYDKYYWVLASLSAVNILYYLVCSWAYGPTADQESKVTEENDSNEEELPLIEFGTQARHDKSG, encoded by the exons ATGGAGAAAGAAGTGGAGCTTTCTTCATCAGCTGAACCTAAAATGGCTTCCCAACCCCAACAGCACAAGGGTGGCTTCGTTACCATGCCTTTCATCATAG CAAATGAAGCACTTGCGAGGGTGGCAACGTTGGGTCTGTTGCCAAACATGGTATTGTATTTGATGGGGAACTACCATCTTCATTTATCCCAAGCTACCTACATACTACTTTTATCAGTTGCAACCACTAATTTCATGCCTCTTCCTGGCGCTTTCATTGCTGATTCTTATCTGGGTCGGTTCCTTGCTGTTGGTTTAGGTTCCATCATCACTTTCCTG GGAATGACACTCTTGTGGCTAACAGCCATGATCCCACAGGCACGTCCTCCTCCTTGCAATCCTGCGACTGAAAGCTGTAAATCAGCAACGACTGAGCAAATGACAATGTTAATCTCTTCCCTTGCTCTCATGTCCATTGGAAATGGTGGCCTTCAATGTTCCATAGCATTTGGTGCAGACCAGGTGAATAGAAAAGATAATTCTGATAACCAGAGGGCACTGGAAATATACTTTAGCTGGTATTATGCTTCCTCAGCTATTTCTGTCATCATTGCCTTCACGGGAATAGTATATATCCAAGATCATCTTGGATGGAAACTAGGTTTTGGAGTCCCAGCAGTGCTTATGTTCTTAtccactttcttcttcttccttgcatCTCCTATCTATATAAAGAATGAAACACACAGCAGCTTATTCACCGACTTCTTACGAGTGATTGTTGTGGCCTACAAGAACAGGAAACTTCGGTTACCGTCTAAGAAATCAGCAGGAATgtatcatcagaagaaggactCTGATCTTGTTTTTCCAACTGATAAACTAAG GTTTCTGAATAAAGCTTGCTTCATTAAAGATCCAGAAAAAGATATAGCCTCTGATGGATCAGCTTCAAATCCATGGAGTCTCTGCACAATAGATCAAGTAGAAGAGCTAAAGTCCATTGTTAAAGTTATTCCCCTATGGTCTACAGGAATCTTGATGTCACTTAACATTGGAGGCTCGTTTGGATTGCTGCAAGCAAAATCCCTGAACAGACATATCACCCGGAACTTCGAAGTGCCAGCAGGTTCTCTTACTGTAATTATgatatttacaatatttatatGGATGGCACTTTATGATCGTGTCATCATTCCTCTAGCATCGAAGCTCAGAGGAAAACCAGTTAGGATAAGTGCCAAGAGAAGAATGGGAATTGGGTTGTTTTTTTCGTTTCTCCACCTGGTAACAGCAGCTATTGTTGAGACTACAAGGCGAAAAAGAGCAATCAGTGAGGGATACATTAATGATACTCATGCAGTGTTGAACATGTCTGCAATGTGGCTTTTTCCTCAACTTTGCTTAGGTGGCATAGCTGAAGCATTCAATGTAATAGGCCAAAATGAGTTCTTCTATACCGAGTTTCCTAAGACTATGTCGAGCATCGCTTCATCCCTTTTTGGACTGGCAATGGCGGTAGGTTACGTGTTATCGTCTTTGGTATTTAGAATTGTGGAGAACGTTACTTCAAGAGGGGGTAAGGATGGATGGGTTTCAGATAACATTAACAAGGGTCGTTATGACAAGTATTATTGGGTTCTTGCTTCATTGAGTGCTGTCAATATACTCTATTATCTAGTATGCAGTTGGGCTTATGGTCCTACTGCTGATCAGGAATCAAAGGTAACTGAAGAAAATGATTCAAATGAGGAAGAATTACCATTAATAGAATTTGGGACTCAGGCTCGACATGACAAGTCAGGTTAG
- the LOC130745921 gene encoding histone H2A-like, which translates to MDTTTGKAKKGAGGRKIGGPKKKPVSRSIKAGLQFPVGRIGRYLKKGRYAQRVGTGAPVYLAAVLEYLAAEVLELAGNAARDNKKNRIIPRHVLLAVRNDEELGKLLAGVTIAHGGVLPNINPVLLPKKTAEKVAKEPKSPAKKGVKSPKKA; encoded by the coding sequence ATGGACACCACCACAGGAAAGGCAAAGAAAGGCGCCGGAGGGAGAAAGATCGGCGGCCCAAAGAAGAAGCCAGTTTCCAGATCCATCAAAGCCGGTCTCCAATTCCCCGTCGGAAGAATCGGCCGCTACTTGAAGAAAGGCCGATACGCTCAGCGCGTGGGAACCGGCGCTCCGGTGTACCTCGCCGCTGTTCTGGAGTATCTCGCGGCTGAGGTGCTTGAATTGGCTGGAAACGCGGCGCGTGACAACAAGAAGAACAGGATTATCCCGAGGCATGTGCTGCTTGCTGTGAGGAACGATGAGGAGCTTGGGAAGTTGCTTGCTGGTGTGACTATTGCTCATGGCGGTGTTCTTCCGAATATTAACCCTGTGCTTCTGCCGAAGAAGACTGCTGAGAAGGTTGCCAAGGAGCCTAAGTCTCCGGCTAAGAAGGGTGTGAAATCGCCTAAGAAAGCTTAG